A region from the Aegilops tauschii subsp. strangulata cultivar AL8/78 chromosome 5, Aet v6.0, whole genome shotgun sequence genome encodes:
- the LOC109779727 gene encoding septin and tuftelin-interacting protein 1 homolog 1-like, with translation MEEDAEGMDRFYYEGPRERTLQTRDDAVYGVFAEGDSDSDYDSEDDEGSRRRKRRRDESESDFTRPVQFVSKGMPEGVEQEEQRLGLGQAASSLRTATAGEDTEEIIDLPTGFGQRIAEGARARREEKERQYEAVKRGRQASSAEVDDGKPAPAPGSVESNTKVAKMMGMMGYKRGMGLGKNAQGITAPVGTILRPKNAGLGSIEEFKEAKPFTAKENLPPPPPPPSAKKEKQRWSKKANLKRDQVLTKNELLAMRAEQEQDEQPTVVQKVIDMRGPQVRVLTDLKGLSDEQEMGANDVPMPELQYNVRVLVDETKVDIIRLDGQLRQEQEGVASLVREKEKVAKQEALQKHQLQVMETIAGVLEQVWLDDTAGLLMLRGLLKTFQELKLRHEEEFKMCSVAWIACQFAHPLLIRVFQGWQPLQNPLFGLEVMSSWKDLLQCDQPYDFSDATESMAPYEQLVSEVILPAVMISGTNSWEARDPEPMLCFLESWEQLLPPIVLHSILEHVIMPKLTAAVESWDPRREKVPIHVWVHPWLPTLGRRVETLCDSIRYKLSSVLHVWQAHDASAYALLSPWKGVFDPASWEDLIVRYIIPKLKMALQEFQINPANQKFDQFNSVMIWASAVPVHHMVHMLEVDFFSKWQQVLYHWLCSPSPDFNEITNWYKGWRGLFPPELLANERIRMLLTAGLEMMNQAAEGVELVQPVARENLGYLRATEKRQFDAAQQASQYPAYRSVPGAAMGDMSFKESIQAYAADQGLLFMPRVNKSYNGKPVYEFGSVSIFIDSVKRLLYAQLQEGTNRWSSVSLTQLLEMNRMARSH, from the coding sequence atggaggAGGACGCGGAGGGCATGGACCGCTTCTACTACGAGGGCCCCCGCGAGCGCACGCTCCAGACCCGCGATGACGCCGTCTACGGCGTCTTCGCCGAGGGGGACTCCGACTCCGACTACGACTCCGAGGACGACGAGGGGTCGCGACGCCGCAAGCGCAGAAGGGACGAGTCCGAGTCTGACTTCACCAGGCCCGTGCAGTTCGTCTCCAAGGGAATGCCCGAGGGggtggagcaggaagagcagaggcTTGGGCTTGGCCAGGCCGCGTCCTCCTTGCGCACCGCAACCGCGGGGGAGGACACGGAGGAGATCATCGACCTGCCCACGGGGTTCGGGCAGCGGATCGCGGAGGGTGCGCGTGCCAGGCGGGAGGAGAAGGAGCGGCAGTATGAGGCGGTCAAGCGCGGACGCCAAGCGTCATCGGCCGAGGTGGATGATGGAAAACCAGCGCCGGCCCCTGGCAGCGTGGAGTCCAACACGAAGGTGGCTAAGATGATGGGTATGATGGGGTACAAGAGAGGAATGGGTCTCGGCAAGAATGCTCAGGGAATCACCGCACCGGTGGGGACCATCCTGCGCCCCAAAAATGCCGGACTTGGCAGTATCGAGGAGTTTAAGGAGGCCAAGCCCTTCACTGCCAAGGAGAACCTGCCACCCCCACCTCCTCCGCCGTCTGCCAAGAAGGAAAAGCAACGGTGGTCCAAGAAGGCCAACTTGAAGAGAGATCAGGTCCTGACAAAGAATGAGTTGCTGGCTATGCGCGCCGAGCAGGAACAGGATGAGCAGCCCACGGTTGTCCAGAAGGTGATTGACATGCGAGGGCCTCAGGTTCGTGTGCTGACAGACTTGAAGGGGCTCAGTGATGAACAGGAGATGGGGGCGAATGATGTGCCAATGCCAGAGTTGCAGTACAATGTGCGGGTGCTTGTTGACGAGACTAAGGTTGATATCATCAGGTTGGATGGGCAGCTGCGACAGGAGCAGGAGGGGGTGGCTAGTTTGGTGCGGGAGAAGGAGAAAGTAGCAAAGCAGGAGGCATTGCAGAAACACCAGCTGCAGGTTATGGAGACGATTGCAGGTGTGCTGGAGCAAGTCTGGTTGGACGATACAGCTGGTTTGCTCATGCTGCGAGGGTTGCTTAAGACCTTCCAGGAATTGAAGCTGCGCCATGAGGAGGAGTTCAAAATGTGCAGTGTTGCATGGATTGCTTGCCAATTTGCTCATCCATTACTGATCCGGGTCTTCCAGGGGTGGCAACCTCTGCAGAATCCGCTGTTTGGCTTGGAAGTCATGTCGTCATGGAAGGATCTGCTGCAGTGTGACCAGCCATATGATTTCTCAGATGCTACTGAATCAATGGCTCCATATGAACAGCTGGTTAGCGAGGTGATCCTGCCAGCTGTGATGATATCAGGAACTAATTCATGGGAGGCTAGGGATCCAGAACCAATGCTCTGCTTTCTCGAGTCATGGGAGCAGTTGCTGCCCCCTATTGTACTCCATTCAATATTAGAGCATGTAATCATGCCAAAGCTCACAGCTGCTGTCGAATCCTGGGATCCACGTAGGGAGAAGGTACCGATTCATGTATGGGTACACCCATGGTTGCCGACTCTAGGACGAAGGGTAGAGACCTTGTGTGACTCTATTCGTTACAAGCTGAGTAGTGTCCTCCATGTTTGGCAAGCTCACGATGCATCAGCTTACGCTTTGCTATCTCCATGGAAGGGTGTATTTGACCCAGCAAGTTGGGAAGACTTGATAGTGCGTTATATCATTCCTAAACTTAAAATGGCACTCCAGGAGTTTCAGATCAACCCAGCAAACCAGAAGTTCGACCAGTTTAACTCGGTTATGATTTGGGCTTCTGCTGTACCGGTACACCATATGGTCCATATGTTGGAAGTTGATTTCTTTAGCAAGTGGCAGCAGGTTCTCTACCATTGGTTGTGTTCACCGAGTCCTGATTTCAATGAGATCACAAACTGGTACAAGGGCTGGAGGGGTCTTTTCCCACCAGAGTTACTCGCCAATGAACGCATACGAATGCTTCTAACGGCTGGTCTTGAGATGATGAACCAAGCTGCTGAAGGGGTTGAGTTGGTGCAGCCAGTGGCAAGGGAGAATTTGGGCTACTTGAGAGCAACAGAGAAGCGGCAATTTGATGCAGCACAGCAAGCATCACAATACCCAGCTTATCGTTCAGTGCCAGGAGCAGCCATGGGAGATATGAGCTTCAAGGAGTCTATTCAGGCATATGCGGCTGACCAAGGTTTGCTGTTTATGCCTAGAGTTAATAAATCCTATAATGGCAAGCCAGTGTATGAATTTGGCTCCGTGAGTATCTTCATAGATTCTGTCAAGCGACTACTCTATGCGCAACTTCAAGAGGGAACCAATAGATGGAGTTCTGTGTCTCTTACACAACTGCTGGAAATGAACCGGATGGCAAGATCACACTAG